In one window of Brassica rapa cultivar Chiifu-401-42 chromosome A07, CAAS_Brap_v3.01, whole genome shotgun sequence DNA:
- the LOC103830227 gene encoding probable phosphoinositide phosphatase SAC9 isoform X2, with the protein MARRSRLHPGTRYLARGINSCSGTGNEVECEQLVWTPKRHGQSVAFSSYIWRRGTIPIWWGAELKMTAAEAEIYVADRDPYKGSTEYYQRLSKRYDTRSLDAPVGESQKKKAFVPIVCINLLRNGEGKSESILVQHFEESMNFIKSSGKLPYTRVHLINYDWHASVKLKGEQQTIEGLWMYLKAPTMAIGISEGDYLPSRQRLKDCRGEVICVDDVEGAFCLRSHQNGVIRFNCADSLDRTNAASFFGGLQVFVEQCRRLGISLDTDLGYGYNSANSHGGYNAPLPPGWEKRADAVTGKSYYIDHNTKTTTWSHPCPDKPWKRFDMRFEEFKRSTILSPVSELADLFLQQGDIHATLYTGSKAMHSQVLNIFSEESGAFKQFSAAQKNMKITLQRRYKNAMVDSSRQKQLEMFLGMRLVKHLPSIPVQPLHVLSRPGGFFLKPVPNMSESSSDGSSLLSIKRKDITWLCPQAADVMELFIYLSEPCHVCQLLLTISHGADDLTSPSTVDVRTGRHIEDLKLVVEGASIPRCANGTNILIPLPGPISSEDMAVTGAGARLYEKDTSSLSLLYDFEELEGQLDFLTRVVSVTFYPAGSVRIPMTLGQIEVLGISLPWKGMFTCERTGGRLAEIARKTKEDDIPSSSCSDMNPFAAKSLQTETVSRPVQQKDPFPSNLIDLTGEVSPSDPLTQPAVECIASGGNDMLDFLDQAVVEHSGSETAPGVSVPQDKSPRESASHLYLNCLKSVVGPNMGKKLEFVEAMKLEIERLRLNLSAAERDRALLSIGIDPATINPNSSQDELYIARLCRIANALAVLGQASLEDKIIASIGLGKLENNVIDFWNITGIGEGCDGGICQVRAEVKKSSVGSSNKSLGGESGSVFLCFQCMKKACKTCCAGKGALLLSKSYSRDTANGGGSLADVSATSIGSDHYMCKKCCSQIVLEALIVDYVRVLVSLRRSGRVDNAGREALNEVFGSNITNHLAVKGQPSPNQEDFSFLRQILGQEESLAEFPYASFLHKVETGTDSAPFLSLLTPLNLASCNSYWKAPPSSNSVEAVIILNSLSDVNSVILLVSPCGYSDADAPTVQIWASSDINREARTLMGKWDVQSFVRSSPELYGPEKSGREGRAPRHINFAFKKPIRCRIIWVTLRLPGVGSSSVSLDRNINLLSLDENPFAAIPRRASFGATIESEPCLHAKRILVSGNTVSNKTLASLQSVDSMSVKNWLDRPPRLNRFLIPLEAERPMNNDLVLELYLQPGSPLAAGFRLDAFNAIKPRVTHSPCSDVVDIWDPMSIIMEDRHVSPAVLYIQVSVLQDQYKMVTLAEYRLPEARVGTQMYFDFPKQVQARRLSFKLLGDVAAFIDDPAESDDLSGKASPFAAGLSLANRIKLYYYADPYEVGKWASLSSV; encoded by the exons ATGGCCCGTCGTAGCAGGCTGCATCCAGGGACTCGTTACTTAGCTAGAGGCATCAATTCATGTTCTGGCACAG GTAACGAAGTTGAGTGTGAGCAGCTTGTATGGACACCTAAAAGGCATGGTCAGAGCGTTGCTTTTAGCTCATACATTTGGCGACGTGGCACCATACCAATATGGTGGGGTGCAGAACTGAAGATGACGGCAGCAGAAGCAGAAATTTATGTGGCAGATAGGGATCCGTATAAAGGAAGCACAGAGTATTACCAAAGGTTAAGCAAGCGATATGATACTAGGAGTCTAGATGCACCAGTTGGGGAAAGCCAGAAGAAAAAGGCTTTTGTTCCTATTGTATGCATTAACTTGTTAAGAAATGGAGAAGGGAAGTCAGAATCTATCTTAGTTCAACATTTTGAAGAATCGATGAACTTCATCAAATCCAGTGGAAAGCTTCCTTATACTCGTGTTCACTTGATAAACTATGATTGGCATGCAAGTGTGAAATTAAAAGGGGAACAGCAAACAATTGAAGGATTATGGATGTATCTAAAAGCTCCCACTATGGCTATAGGAATCTCTGAAGGTGACTATTTGCCTTCACGACAGAGACTGAAAGATTGCAGAGGTGAGGTGATCTGTGTTGATGACGTTGAAGGTGCCTTCTGTTTGAGATCGCATCAAAATGGGGTGATACGCTTCAACTGCGCTGATTCTTTGGATCGAACAAATGCTGCTAGTTTCTTCGGTGGTCTTCAAGTGTTTGTAGAGCAATGTAGAAGACTGGGAATATCACTTGATACTGATCTTGGGTATGGTTATAATTCTGCTAATAGCCATGGCGGATATAATGCTCCTCTTCCACCTGGATGGGAGAAAAGAGCCGATGCAGTCACTGGAAAATCGTATTATATAGATCACAATACTAAGACAACAACATGGAGCCATCCGTGTCCTGATAAACCGTGGAAGAGATTTGACATGAGGTTTGAGGAGTTTAAGAGATCAACTATCTTATCTCCTGTCTCTGAGCTCGCAGATCTTTTTCTGCAACAAGGTGATATCCATGCAACCCTCTATACTGGCTCAAAGGCTATGCACAGCCAAGTTCTCAATATCTTCAGTGAAGAATCAGGAGCGTTTAAACAGTTTTCTGCAGCAcagaaaaacatgaaaattaccCTACAGAGAAGATACAAAAATGCAATGGTTGATAGTTCACGGCAAAAGCAGCTGGAGATGTTTCTGGGAATGAGGCTTGTCAAGCACCTTCCATCAATTCCTGTACAGCCTTTACAT GTACTTTCTCGACCGGGTGGATTCTTTCTGAAACCTGTACCTAACATGTCCGAAAGTTCCAGTGATGGGTCTAGTCTGCTGAGTATCAAGAGGAAGGACATAACTTGG TTATGTCCACAAGCTGCAGATGTTATGGAATTATTTATCTATCTCAGTGAGCCGTGCCATGTTTGTCAACTTCTACTGACAATATCCCATGGTGCGGATGATTTGACAAGTCCATCCACTGTGGACGTGAGAACTGGACGCCACATAGAGGATCTTAAATTAGTTGTTGAG GGCGCTTCGATACCTCGGTGTGCAAATGGTACAAATATTTTGATACCCTTACCAGGTCCAATTAGTTCTGAGGATATGGCTGTTACTGGAGCTGGTGCGCGTCTTTATGAAAAAGATACGTCAAGTCTGTCACTGCTGTATGATTTTGAAGAATTAGAAGGACAATTGGATTTCTTGACCCGTGTAGTTTCTGTTACATTTTATCCAGCTGGTTCTGTTAGAATCCCTATGACTCTGGGTCAG ATAGAAGTCCTCGGGATTTCTCTTCCATGGAAAGGAATGTTTACTTGCGAACGTACTGGAGGAAGATTGGCTGAAATTGCAaggaaaacaaaagaagatgACATTCCTTCTTCATCTTGTTCTGACATGAATCCCTTTGCTGCAAAATCCTTACAGACTGAAACTGTGTCTAGACCAGTACAACAGAAAGATCCTTTTCCCAGTAATCTGATTGACCTGACAGGAGAGGTTTCTCCATCTGACCCCTTGACACAACCAGCGGTGGAATGTATTGCAAGTGGAGGCAATGATATGCTTGATTTCTTAGACCAAGCAGTTGTTGAACATAGTGGCTCTGAAACTGCTCCTGGCGTGTCTGTTCCACAAGATAAAAGTCCTAGAGAAAGTGCTTCTCATCTGTACTTAAATTGTCTGAAGTCCGTTGTGGGTCCAAACATG GGAAAGAAGCTCGAGTTTGTAGAAGCTATGAAGCTTGAAATTGAACGTCTACGTCTAAATCTTTCTGCAGCAGAAAGAGATAGGGCACTTTTATCAATTGGAATTGATCCTGCTACCATTAATCCAAACTCTTCTCAGGACGAGTTATATATTGCAAGATTGTGCAGAATAGCAAATGCACTTGCAGTTCTGGGCCAGGCTTCTCTTGAAGATAAGATTATAGCTTCTATTGGTCTAGGGAAGCTGGAAAATAATGTGATAGATTTCTGGAACATTACCGGGATTGGTGAGGGTTGTGATGGTGGAATCTGTCAAGTCCGAGCCGAAGTCAAGAAAAGTTCAGTTGGATCTTCTAACAAGAGCCTGGGAGGAGAGTCTGGGTCAGTGTTCTTGTGTTTCCAATGTATGAAAAAAGCTTGCAAGACTTGTTGTGCTGGAAAAGGAGCTCTTCTGCTTTCAAAATCATACTCCAGGGACACTGCTAATGGAGGTGGAAGTCTTGCAGATGTCTCTGCTACTTCAATAGGTTCAGATCATTACATGTGTAAAAAATGCTGCAGCCAGATAGTACTTGAAGCCTTGATTGTAGATTATGTTAGGGTCTTGGTCAGCTTGCGGAGAAGTGGTCGTGTTGATAATGCTGGTAGGGAAGCTCTGAATGAAGTATTTGGATCTAACATTACAAATCATCTTGCTGTTAAAGGTCAACCTTCTCCTAATCAAGAAGACTTTAGTTTCCTTCGGCAAATTCTGGGTCAAGAGGAATCACTTGCGGAGTTCCCATATGCAAGCTTCTTACATAAG GTCGAAACTGGGACTGATTCAGCACCATTTTTGTCACTGCTCACCCCTCTGAATCTTGCTTCATGTAATTCATATTGGAAAGCCCCTCCGTCTTCAAACTCTGTTGAAGCTGTCATCATTCTCAATAGCCTTTCAGATGTCAACAGTGTGATTCTGCTCGTTAGTCCATGTGGTTACTCTGATGCCGATGCTCCTACC GTCCAAATTTGGGCGAGCAGCGACATAAATAGGGAAGCACGGACATTGATGGGAAAGTGGGATGTACAGTCCTTTGTTAGATCTTCACCTGAGCTTTATGGTCCAGAAAAATCTGGTAGAGAGGGTAGAGCACCTAGGCATATAAACTTTGCTTTCAAGAAGCCTATTCGTTGCCGGATTATATGGGTAACATTGCGTCTTCCTGGGGTTGGATCTAGCTCAGTTAGTTTAGACAGAAACATCAATCTTTTGTCTTTGGATGAGAACCCTTTTGCGGCAATCCCTCGGCGTGCCTCTTTTGGAGCAACCATCGAGAGTGAACCTTGTCTTCACGCAAAACGCATCTTGGTCAGTGGAAACACCGTGAGTAACAAAACGCTTGCATCATTACAAAGTGTTGACAGCATGAGCGTAAAAAACTGGCTGGACAGACCCCCACGTTTGAATAGATTTCTG ATACCACTAGAGGCTGAGAGACCGATGAACAATGATTTAGTCCTGGAACTTTATCTGCAACCTGGTTCACCTTTAGCTGCTGGATTTCGTTTAGATGCTTTTAACGCCATAAAGCCTCGTGTTACCCACTCGCCTTGTTCAGATGTAGTTGACATTTGGGACCCGATGAGTATCATAATGGAAGATAGGCATGTCTCTCCAGCCGTCTTGTATATACAAGTATCTGTTCTTCAG GACCAGTACAAAATGGTGACGCTCGCGGAATACAGATTGCCTGAGGCGAGAGTTGGAACGCAGATGTATTTCGACTTCCCTAAGCAAGTTCAAGCACGCAGATTATCGTTTAAGCTGCTTGGAGATGTTGCAGCTTTCATAGATGATCCAGCAGAGAGTGATGATTTGAGTGGTAAGGCTTCTCCTTTTGCTGCAGGGCTGTCTTTAGCAAACAGGATCAAGCTATATTACTATGCTGATCCTTATGAAGTAGGCAAATGGGCTAGCCTTTCTTCTGTCTGA